The Bacteroides sp. region GAACGGTAGAATCAGTGAGGTCGCGTTGCAGGCGAGATATGGGTAATTTGGCCGAGAGGTGCTCAAACAGGGCAATGGCTACCCCGGCATTGCCTTCGGCGTTTTCAAAGTCAATGGGGTTCACTTTATGGGGCATTGCCGAGGAGCCGACTTCGCCCTTGACCACTTTCTGCCGGAAGTACTCCATTGAGATATAAGTCCAGAAGTCGCGATCAAGGTCGATGATGATGGTGCAAATACGCTTCAGGTTATCGAAGATGGCCGCCAGCAGGTCGTAATGGTCAATCTGGGTTGTGGGGCAAGAGCGCTTCAGGCCCAGGCTGGCCGTAAATTTCTCTGCAAAAGCCATCCAGTCAATCCCAGGATAAGCTACATGATGGGCATTGAAGTTTCCGGTAGCTCCCCCGAATTTAGCCGGGAAAGATATTGCTTTCAGTTGTTCAAACTGCAGCCTGATCCTTTCGTGGAACACCAGGATCTCCTTCCCCAGCAGGGTAGGTGAGGCGGGTTGTCCATGCGTGCGGGCAAGCATCGGGACATCCTTCCATTGAATGGCCAGATCGTGGAGCTTTTTGAGAAGGTTTTCAACGACAGGGTAAATGACCTGCTCCAGGCCTTCCTTCAGCGAAAGCGGAATGGCAGTGTTGTTAATATCCTGTGAGGTCAGTCCAAAATGAACGAACTCCCTGTATTCCTGAAGCCCCAGCCGGTCGAAATGTTCCTTAAGGAAGTATTCAACGGCTTTGATGTCATGATTGGTTTTCGCTTCAATGTCCTTCACCTGTATGGCATCAGACTCAGAAAAATTCAAATTCAGTTTTTTTAATTCTTTGAGGCTTTCGGCGGGTAACCCCTTAAGTTCGGGTAAGGGGATATTATACAAGGCTTCGAAATAGGCAAGCTCAACCATCAACCTGTAACGAATGAGGGCCAGTTCAGAAAAGAAAGGGCTTAAGGCTGCAGTGGTCTTGCGGTAGCGCCCATCAATGGGTGAGATACAGGATAATCCCGCTTCTTTCATGGTTTTTTTGTCAAAGTTAATAAAACTGTTATTGTTTATTGAAAATACCCTTTGGCAAACCGATTTCGAAAAGGCATAAACAAAAAATCCGCAGGACTGGGCCCTGCGGATCCTTTGCTTGAGAATTGATTATTTCTTGCGGCGCTGGGCTTCCTGTTGTTTTTGAACCTGCTCCATGCGTTGCATCCATTTTGATTTCTTTACAGGCCTTTTCATGTTCTCCTGTATTTGTTTGTGCAGTTTGTCTTCGTTAATAAACTGCCGCATCAGGTAAACCTGACCAAAAGTAAGAACGTTGGTCAGGAAGTAATAGTAGCTCAAACCCGAAGCAAAATTGTTGAAAATACCCAGGAACATCACCGGCATGATGTACATCATGGTCTTCATGCCCGGCATCTGGTTGCTGGTGCCCATCATCTGGTTATTTACGTGGGTGTAAATAATGGTAGATATGGTCATCAGCAGCGTAAATAAGCTCACGTGGTCACCATAGAAGGGGATGTCGAAAGGCAGGTCGAGGATTGAGTCGTATGAGGAAAGGTCATCAGCCCAGAGAAAACTTTGCTGGCGCAATTCAATGGAGGCTGGGAAGAATCGGAACATCGCCAGCAGGATAGGTAGCTGCAAAACCATGGGTACGCATCCAGCCATCTGGTTGACGCCCGCCTTTTTATACAATGCCATGGTAGCCTGCTGCTTTTTCATGGCATCTTCTTTGTTGGGGAATTTCTTACTGATCTCCTCAATCTCAGGTTTAAGCAAACGCATCTTGGCCTGACCAATATGGGTTTTATAGGCGATGGGTATCAGGAAGATCTTCAGGAGGATGGTCAGGATGAGGATAATGATCCCGTAGTTGATGTTGAACCCGTCAAGGA contains the following coding sequences:
- the purB gene encoding adenylosuccinate lyase, which translates into the protein MKEAGLSCISPIDGRYRKTTAALSPFFSELALIRYRLMVELAYFEALYNIPLPELKGLPAESLKELKKLNLNFSESDAIQVKDIEAKTNHDIKAVEYFLKEHFDRLGLQEYREFVHFGLTSQDINNTAIPLSLKEGLEQVIYPVVENLLKKLHDLAIQWKDVPMLARTHGQPASPTLLGKEILVFHERIRLQFEQLKAISFPAKFGGATGNFNAHHVAYPGIDWMAFAEKFTASLGLKRSCPTTQIDHYDLLAAIFDNLKRICTIIIDLDRDFWTYISMEYFRQKVVKGEVGSSAMPHKVNPIDFENAEGNAGVAIALFEHLSAKLPISRLQRDLTDSTVLRNMGVPLAHLLIALKSTLRGLDKVSLNPEALDQDLEKNSAVVAEAIQTILRKIRYPEPYEKLKDLTRNNQPITREALDQFIDSLDISEEQKENLKQITPFNYTGIKPKALE